Sequence from the Aquimarina sp. Aq107 genome:
AAGGTGATCAATATCATCAATCTCAGCTTTTGAATTGATTAACTCAATTAAGTATTTTATAATAGTAATAATATCTTCTTTAGTAAGCACTTGCTTATCCATTTCAATATTAAGACCTAGTTTTTTATTCATTCTATAACGACCTACTTCACCAAGGTTGTAACGTTGATCAGAGAAGAATAACTTGTCAATAATACCCCTTGCAGTCTCCTCATCAGGCGGTTCTGCATTACGTAATTGACGGTATATATGTTCTACGGCTTCCTTTTCAGAATTCGTAGGATCTTTTTGTAATGTATTATGGATTATCGCATAATCACCTTTCTGATTATCTTCTTTATGAAGCAAAATAGTTTTAGCTCCAGAATCCACGATCTCATCTAAGTGATCTTTATCAAGAACAGTATCACGATCTAATACAATTTCGTTACGCTCTATAGAAACAACCTCTCCTGTATCCTCATCTACGAAATCCTCATGCCATGTATTTAATACACGTGCCGCTAACTTACGCCCTAGTACTTTTTTCAATCCAGATTTAGAAACTTTTACTTCTTCTGCAAGATCAAAAATTTCTAAAATATCCTTATCTCTTTCAAACCCTATAGCACGGAAAAGAGTAGTTACTGGTAATTTTTTCTTTCTATCAATATATGCGTACATAACGCTATTGATATCTGTTGCAAATTCTATCCAAGATCCTTTAAAAGGAATTACTCTTGCAGAATATAGCTTAGTTCCATTTGCATGGAATGATTGTCCAAAGAAAACACCTGGTGAACGGTGTAATTGAGATACAACAACACGTTCTGCTCCATTAATACAGAATGTACCACTAGGAGTCATATAAGGAATTGTTCCTAAATATACGTCCTGTACAATCGTCTCAAAATCTTCGTGTTCAGGATCGGTACAGAAAAGTTTTAGACGCGCCTTAAGCGGAACACTATATGTAAGACCTCTCTCTATACATTCTTGCAAATCATATCTTGGTGGGTCTACAAAGTAGTCTAAAAATTCAAGTACAAATTGATTACGTGTGTCCGTAATCGGGAAATTTTCCATGAAGGTATTATAAAGACCTTCATTTCCTCTTTCTTCTGACTTTGTTTCTAATTGAAAAAAGTCTTGAAAGGATTTGATCTGTATATCCAAGAAATCAGGATAATCAGGTCTATTCTTTACGGAAGAAAAATTCAATCTTTCAGTTTGCGTTGCTAACATCAATGGACGGAATTAAATTAAAATTTAAAAAACAGCGTATTTTAATACATCATATTTATATACGCAAAATGGTTTAGACCTTAGAGAAAATTCTCCAGGTCTAAACCTCTATGTCAATATTTGGTAAGCTTACTTAAGCTCAACCTCTGCTCCAGCCTCTTCTAATTGAGCTTTAAGAGCTTCTGCTTCATCTTTTGCTACTCCTTCTTTGATTGCACTTGGAGCACCATCAACTAATCCTTTAGCGTCTTTAAGACCTAGACCAGTTAATTCTTTTACTAATTTTACAACTGCTAACTTAGCACCTCCTGGAGCTTTAAGAATTACATCAAATTCTGATTTTTCTTCTGCAGCTTCACCACCACCAGCACCACCAGCAGCAACAGCTACTGCAGCAGCAGCAGGCTCAATACCATACTCTTCTTTTAGTATATCTGCTAATTCATTAACTTCTTTTACAGTTAAGTTAACTAATTGTTCTGCGAAATCTTTTAAATCTGCCATTTTCTATCGTTTTAAATAATTTTTTTAATTGAAATATAATTTGTTAAAAAGTGCGTACACGCTTAGATTATCCTTCTTTCTCGGATAATGTTTTAAGAATACCAGCTATAGTACCACCACTTGACTTTAATGCCGAAATAACATTCTTAGCAGGTGATTGTAACAAGCCAATAATATCTCCGATAACTTCTTCCTTAGACTTGATATTAACAAGTGCCTCTAAGTTTTCATCACCTACAAAAATAGCTGACTCTACAAAAGCTCCCTTTAATAAAGGTTTTTCAGATTTCTTACGAAATTCCTTAATAACCTTCGCTGGAGCATTTCCTGTTTCAGAAAACATAATAGAAGTATTACCTTTTAATACCTCAGGCAATTCTCCAAACTCCTTATCTGATTTCTCCATTGCCTTAGCAAGGAGCGTATTCTTAATTACTTTTAATGATACGTTAGCTTTAAAACAAGCTCTACGTAAATTTGAAGTTGCTCCTGCATCTAATCCTGAAATATCAGCTAAATAAATATTAGAGTTTTCAGCTAACTGAGCAGTTAAGTCTTCAATTACTTGTGATTTTTCTTCTCTTGTCATAATCGTATATCTTAATTACCCAGCAAAGTGCTTAGAATCAATTTCTAAACTAGGGCTCATAGTAGAAGACATATAAATAGATTTTATATATACACCTTTAGCAGCCACAGGTTTTAACTTCACCAATGTTGTTAATAATTCTTTTGCATTTCCCGCTATCTTATCAGCAGAAAAAGATGACTTCCCAATTGCAGCGTGAACGATTCCTGTCTTATCAACTTTGAAATCTATCTTACCAGCTTTAACATCAGAAACAGCCTTAGCTATATCCATAGTTACAGTACCAGTCTTTGGGTTAGGCATTAAACCACGAGGTCCTAAAACTCGACCTAATGGACCTAATTTACCCATCACACTTGGCATAGTGATAATCACATCTACATCAGTCCATCCACCTTTGATTTTATCAAGATACTCATCAAGACCTACAAAATCAGCACCAGCTTCTTTAGCTTCAGCTTCTTTATCTGGTGTTACCAATGCAAGAACTTTAACATCCTTTCCTGTTCCGTGAGGTAAAGTTACCACACCACGTACCATTTGATTAGCTTTACGAGGATCTACGTTCAAACGAACTGCTAAATCTACAGATGCATCAAAATTTACGTTTGTTATTTCTTTTACTAAAGCAGAAGCTTCGTCTACTGAATATGATTTATTCTTTTCAACTTTAGCTCTAACTTCTTTTTGCTTTTTAGTTACTTTTGCCATTTTCTACACGTTTTTGGATTAAAAAGGAGCTTGTCCTTTTACAGTTACACCCATTGAACGAGCGGTACCGGCTATCATTTTCATAGCAGATTCAACAGTAAATGCATTCAAATCTTGCATTTTATCTTCTGCTATTGCACGAACTTGATCCCAAGTAACACTAGCTACTTTCTTACGATTTGGCTCTCCTGAACCCTTTTTCGTTTTTGCTGCTTCCAGTATTTGAACTGCTGCAGGTGGAGTTTTAATTACAAAATCAAAAGATTTGTCTTTGTAAACATTGATAACAACCGGTAATACTTTACCAGCCTTATCTTGTGTTCTACCATTGAATTGCTTACAGAATTCCATGATATTCACTCCGGCAGCACCTAAAGCAGGTCCAACTGGTGGGGACGGATTAGCCGCTCCTCCACGTACTTGAAGTTTTACAACCTTACTTATCTCTTTAGCCATTTTTCTAATTTTAAATTAGAATTGTTCTATAAAGTGGAAGCAATAAGAACAATTCAGGATATATAATGTAACAATTATTATACTTTTTCAACTTGCATATAGCTTAACTCCAATGGTGTCTTTCTTCCAAAAATCTTTACCATTACTTCCAGCTTACGCTTTTCTTCATTTACTTTCTCTACTGTACCATTGAAACCATTAAATGGGCCATCAATTACTTTAACTGTTTCTCCAACAGTATAAGGAATAGCCACATTATCAGTTTTCACAGCAAGTTCATCTACCTTACCTAACATTCTATTAATTTCTGCTTTTCTTAAAGGAACAGGATCTCCACCCTTTACTTCTCCAAGAAAACCAATAACTCCATTAATAGACTTTATTATATGAGGAATTTCTCCAGACAGGTTAGCTTCTATCATAACATATCCAGGAAAATACACTCTTTCCTTATTTATTTTCTTTCCGTTACGAATCTGTACTACCTTTTCAGTCGGCACCAAGATCTGAGAAACATAATCCTCCATACCCATATGAGCGATTTCTCTCTCAATATAGTCCTTGACCTTATTTTCTTGCCCACTTACAGCACGTACAACGTACCATTTTTTTGTATTACTAACTTCAGCCATAATAATTATGATTTAACTAAAGTGAAATAATACTCTATCAAATTACTAAACACAGTATCCACTCCCCAGATAGCTAGCGAAAAAATAACAGAAAATACAATAGTAACTAAAGTCAATCTTTGTGCTTCTGCCCAAGGAGTCCAAGTAACGTGATTTTTCAACTCGCTATATGATTCCGAAATATAATTTATTAATCCAGCCATCTTTTTATTCTTTTTAACGACAAACCTGTCACTTGAAACTTATCTTAAAATCATTATGCTTTTAAACATATATAATTCCAACTTTCTAAGCACGGGTTGAGAGGCTCGAACTCCCGACACCTGGTTTTGGAGACCAGTGCTCTACCAACTGAGCTAAACCCGTATACATAAGTCAAGGTATTCGTCGTAACGAATACCTTTCCTTATATCATCTATATTATTAGTCTAAAATTTCAGTTACCTGACCGGCACCTACTGTTCTACCACCTTCACGGATCGCAAAACGAAGACCTACATTCATTGCAATTGGCTGAATAAGCTCAACAGTAATAGTTAAGTTATCTCCAGGCATTACCATTTCAACACCATCAGGAAGCGCAATGTTTCCAGTTACATCAGTTGTACGAACGTAGAACTGAGGACGGTAGTTATTATGGAATGGAGTGTGACGTCCACCTTCTTCTTTCTTAAGGATATAAACCTCAGCTTTGAATTTAGCGTGTGGAGTTACAGATCCCGGCTTAGTAATTACCATACCACGAGAAATCTGAGTTTTCTCAATACCTCTTAATAAGATACCTGCGTTATCTCCAGCTTCTCCTCTATCAAGGATCTGACGGAACATCTCGATACCTGTTATAGTAGAGGTTAATTTTTCAGCACCCATACCGATGATCTCAACAGGATCTCCAGTGTTAGCAATACCTGTTTCTATACGTCCAGTTGCTACAGTACCACGACCAGTAATAGAAAATACATCTTCAATCGGCATTAAGAAATCTTTATCGATTTCACGTAATGGCTCCTCGATCCAAGCATCTACTTCTTTCATTAATTCTAAAACCGTATCAACCCACTTCTGTTCTCCATTAAGAGCTCCAAGTGCAGATCCAGCAACTACAGGTCCATTATCTCCATCATACTCATAGAAAGAAAGAAGATCTCTAACCTCCATCTCTACTAATTCTAAAAGCTCCTCATCATCAACCATATCCACTTTATTAAGGAATACAACGATTCTTGGAATACCTACCTGACGTCCTAAAAGGATGTGCTCACGAGTTTGTGGCATAGGTCCATCAGTAGCAGCTACCACTAATATAGCACCATCCATCTGAGCAGCACCAGTTACCATGTTCTTTACATAATCGGCGTGACCTGGACAGTCAACGTGTGCATAGTGACGATTAGCTGTTTGGTATTCTACGTGAGATGTATTAATTGTAATACCTCTTTCTTTTTCTTCTGGAGCGTTATCGATAGTATCGAAATCTCTAGCCTCAGAAAGACCAGCATCTGCCAATACCTTAGTAATAGCAGCCGTTAAAGTTGTTTTACCGTGATCAACGTGTCCAATAGTACCAATATTTAAGTGCGGTTTGGAACGATCAAAAGTTTCCTTTGCCATAATTAATTTATTTAATCTTAGTTATATATTAGTGTTCAATTAATGCTTCTGAACCAAGAGCCAATGACGAGATTTGAACTCGTGACCTCTTCCTTACCAAGGAAACGCTCTACCCCTGAGCTACACCGGCTTTTTAAAGTACACAATGATAAACCAGAGTCCTTTATTTAACATAAAAAGAAAACCGATTCATCACATTCTATTTTAAAAATCCAATGCTAATAATGCATCAAGATTAGCTCTGTATTTTTTAAGAGCGGGAGACCAGGTTCGAACTGGCGACATTCAGCTTGGAAGGCTGACGCTCTACCAACTGAGCTACTCCCGCGATTTACAATTTTGAAATCAAAATTGAAGGTTGTGGGGAGAGCAGGATTCGAACCTGCGAAGTTAAAAAACAACAGATTTACAGTCTGTCCTCGTTGGCCGCTTGAGTATCTCCCCAATTTAAATCATTATTTTAGAATGAACTTCTAAATTTCGAAGCGCAAAAGTAATCAAATATTTTACAATTCAAAATTTTACAAAAAAAAGGTTTATTTTTTTTAAATCTTAACCTTTTTTTGAGCCGATGGAGGGACTCGAACCCACGACCTGCTGATTACAAATCAGCTGCTCTAGCCAGCTGAGCTACATCGGCTTTTGGTTACTTTTTTAAGCATAAAAAAGTCCGCTATTTCTAACGGACTGCAAATGTATAGAATTTATTTCTTACACAAAACATTTTTTAAAAAAAAATCATCAAACATGTGTATTTAATTTTTCCTTACGTTTCCTTAACTGTCTCTCCAACGAACTAACGCACTCATCCACACCTTCTTCGAAACTTTTATTTATTTTTTTGATTATAAACTCATCTCCTGGAACACTCAGCAAAATTTCTGTGATTTTATTTTCCTTACCACTCGTATTCATAACTTTTAGAAAAACATCAGCATAAATAATACGACTAAAATGATTTTCTAACTTATCCAATTTTGCTTGAGTAAAATCTATCAACTTCTGATCTACATTAAAATTTACGGATTGCAAGTTCACTTTCATAGGTGTTATATTAATTGGTTAAACAAATACTTAAAACCTAAAAGAAATTAACAAAGCAGCTTATAGTTTATTTTTTATTCCTTGGATGGGATTGCTTATATACTTTTGCCAACTGTGCTATACTTTGATGCGTATACACCTGAGTAGCTGCTAAACTAGAATGACCTAGTAATTCTTTTACAGCATTTAAGTTCGCGCCTTCATTAAGTAGATGTGTCGCAAATGAATGTCTCAATATATGCGGACTTCTTTTAACTTTTGAAGATACATTACTAAAATAGCCATTTATGACTCGATAAACAAGTGTTTCATATATTTTAACTCCTTTTTCTGTAAGTAGTAATGAAGAATCTCCTAACTCCTTAACTACATCTTTACGCAACTCCATATATTGCTCAATAGTTTTAATAACCGATGGGATTAATGGGACATATCGCTCTTTATTTCGCTTACCCAAGACTTTGATTTGTTTAGACGAGACATCAACATCTTTAATCTTAAGATTCACCAATTCGATCCTACGCATTCCAGTTGCATAAAATAACTCCACGATTAACCTATTTCTAACACTTTTAAAATCCACACCACTAGACAGCTCTTCTAAAACAAGATCAACCTCTACATCAGAAAATGGTATTTGAAGCTTATTAGAAGCTTTTAACGCCTTATGCTTAGCCAATGGATTCTTATCTATCTGTTCTGACTTAAGCAAGAATTTAAAATAAGTCTTAAGAGAAGATACTTTTCTATTAATTGTTCTATTAGAAACTTCTTTATCAACCAAACTAACTATCCAAGAACGGATTTGAGTATAATTCGATTTTGAAATATCTTTTATATCATATTCATCTTCATAAAACTTAACAAAAGACAGCAAATCCGCTTTATACGCAGAAACAGTATGTGTAGAGTATTTTTTCTCTAAAAGTAAATAATCTACAAACTCTTTAATAAACATAAAAAAACCATTAGAAAGCAAAAGTATAAAACTTTTACATCTAATGGTTCAATTTATATATACTGAAAAACGAAGTTTAATTTCTATATAAGAAATCAAAACATACAACGTTTCAACATTTTTTAAATTTCCTCTTGATCTCTTAAGTGCTGAATGTACTGCGCTTTTTGAACTTGAGCTCTGCGCTCTACAGAAGGCTTTGTGAACGCCTGACGCTTACGCAGCTGACGCATAGTTCCTGTTCTGTCGAATTTACGCTTAAAACGTTTTAACGCTCTATCTATATTTTCTCCGTCTTTAACTGGTATAATTAACATAGTGTTACCTCCTTTCTTTAAAAATTAGGGTGCAAAGATAACACAAAAGTATTATCTACAAAGCTTTTTCTTCACGAAGTTAATTATTCTTCGTTTTTTATTTTACACACACAAATATTAATACAAAAAAACAGCTCTTATATCTACAAAATTATTTGTAATCGACACAAGAGCTGTCTCTGATTTATATCGTATATTTTTCACATAAGTGAGAATATATCAAGTTGTTACTTAAGAGACCATACGGTATATCCTTTTGGTGGAGCTTGTATTTTAACCCATTTCCCTCCTTGAGTTACCGGTTCCCAACTCGAATTACCAGTATAATCTTTTATTCTTCGGCTGGACCAGTTTGTTTGAATCCATCTTTCTTTCCAAGAATCGGAATTATTGATATACACAATTAAACCATTTTTTCCTCCACCACCATTTCTTCTGGCAATATACTCATCATTATCCGTCCATAGATTTGAAGTATTACCTCCAGCCAAGTTATTGTGAATCCATATAAGATTGTTCAACTTATTTTTATCCAACCAGTCTTCGTAATCTCTATAAAAAAGTGCAGGATATCCTTCGTGAGTTAAAATGTAAGCGTATGCTAATAACTTATTTGTATAAATCTCATCAGTATCATGATTAGCAACAAAAGTCACAGCCCTACTAGCATTTCTTTTCCAGAGCATATCTCCACTAAGTGCATTAAGATTATTCCCTACAAATGCATCTCTCATTTTGTAGTAACAAGCAAAATCGAATGCTGACATTTCTGCTTGATCTGTCCACCATTTTAATGTATTTACATTTCCATCCCAATACTCTCCTACTCCAAACGCACCTGTAGACTTTCTAAATTCTTTTGCTACCCAAGGAGCAAATCCTTTTACATAGTCAAATCGGTATCCATCAAACCCCATCGTATTCTTATAGTACTTAGCTACAGAATTACTTCTTTTCCAGAGCCAATCTTGCACATAAGCTTTGTTATGACTAAGATCAGGAAATCCACCAAAAATGCCACTATCAGAATTATATGCCTCATTAGGGTGAAAATCATATTTAGTCCTATTAAACTTATTAGACATTGGTTCAAATTTGGTGTAGGTATTTTTACCAGCAAATTCATTCCATTCTAAATCTCCACCACTATTATGATTTATTACGATATCCGCTATCACATTTAATCCTTTATTATGAGCATTAGAGATTAAAGATTCTAATTCTGATTTAGATCCAAATCTTGTCTCTGTACTACCCATTTGATTGTACTGGCCAAAATCATAATAATCAAATGGATCATATCCCATAGAGAATGTTCCATTTTGTGCTTTGCTTACAGGAGGCAACCAAATAGCATCAACACCTGCATTACTCCAAGCATTAACTTTTCCTTTTACAACATTCCACCAAGTACCACCTGCAGGAACATCCCAATAAAAAGCTTGCATCATTACCCCAGATCCAATAGTTTTAAGACCTGCTCTAGTAGAAATTGATTCTTCTGGTTTAATCGATTCAGGCTCTACTGAATCTAAAACCTCGTCTTTACCGCATGAAACGATAAAAAAT
This genomic interval carries:
- the rpsU gene encoding 30S ribosomal protein S21, which translates into the protein MLIIPVKDGENIDRALKRFKRKFDRTGTMRQLRKRQAFTKPSVERRAQVQKAQYIQHLRDQEEI
- the nusG gene encoding transcription termination/antitermination protein NusG, whose product is MAEVSNTKKWYVVRAVSGQENKVKDYIEREIAHMGMEDYVSQILVPTEKVVQIRNGKKINKERVYFPGYVMIEANLSGEIPHIIKSINGVIGFLGEVKGGDPVPLRKAEINRMLGKVDELAVKTDNVAIPYTVGETVKVIDGPFNGFNGTVEKVNEEKRKLEVMVKIFGRKTPLELSYMQVEKV
- the hpf gene encoding ribosome hibernation-promoting factor, HPF/YfiA family, which produces MKVNLQSVNFNVDQKLIDFTQAKLDKLENHFSRIIYADVFLKVMNTSGKENKITEILLSVPGDEFIIKKINKSFEEGVDECVSSLERQLRKRKEKLNTHV
- the secE gene encoding preprotein translocase subunit SecE, which encodes MAGLINYISESYSELKNHVTWTPWAEAQRLTLVTIVFSVIFSLAIWGVDTVFSNLIEYYFTLVKS
- the rplJ gene encoding 50S ribosomal protein L10, whose amino-acid sequence is MTREEKSQVIEDLTAQLAENSNIYLADISGLDAGATSNLRRACFKANVSLKVIKNTLLAKAMEKSDKEFGELPEVLKGNTSIMFSETGNAPAKVIKEFRKKSEKPLLKGAFVESAIFVGDENLEALVNIKSKEEVIGDIIGLLQSPAKNVISALKSSGGTIAGILKTLSEKEG
- the rplK gene encoding 50S ribosomal protein L11 produces the protein MAKEISKVVKLQVRGGAANPSPPVGPALGAAGVNIMEFCKQFNGRTQDKAGKVLPVVINVYKDKSFDFVIKTPPAAVQILEAAKTKKGSGEPNRKKVASVTWDQVRAIAEDKMQDLNAFTVESAMKMIAGTARSMGVTVKGQAPF
- the rplL gene encoding 50S ribosomal protein L7/L12 — translated: MADLKDFAEQLVNLTVKEVNELADILKEEYGIEPAAAAVAVAAGGAGGGEAAEEKSEFDVILKAPGGAKLAVVKLVKELTGLGLKDAKGLVDGAPSAIKEGVAKDEAEALKAQLEEAGAEVELK
- the tuf gene encoding elongation factor Tu; this encodes MAKETFDRSKPHLNIGTIGHVDHGKTTLTAAITKVLADAGLSEARDFDTIDNAPEEKERGITINTSHVEYQTANRHYAHVDCPGHADYVKNMVTGAAQMDGAILVVAATDGPMPQTREHILLGRQVGIPRIVVFLNKVDMVDDEELLELVEMEVRDLLSFYEYDGDNGPVVAGSALGALNGEQKWVDTVLELMKEVDAWIEEPLREIDKDFLMPIEDVFSITGRGTVATGRIETGIANTGDPVEIIGMGAEKLTSTITGIEMFRQILDRGEAGDNAGILLRGIEKTQISRGMVITKPGSVTPHAKFKAEVYILKKEEGGRHTPFHNNYRPQFYVRTTDVTGNIALPDGVEMVMPGDNLTITVELIQPIAMNVGLRFAIREGGRTVGAGQVTEILD
- a CDS encoding alpha-amylase; this translates as MKTIKFVYFLLTVFFIVSCGKDEVLDSVEPESIKPEESISTRAGLKTIGSGVMMQAFYWDVPAGGTWWNVVKGKVNAWSNAGVDAIWLPPVSKAQNGTFSMGYDPFDYYDFGQYNQMGSTETRFGSKSELESLISNAHNKGLNVIADIVINHNSGGDLEWNEFAGKNTYTKFEPMSNKFNRTKYDFHPNEAYNSDSGIFGGFPDLSHNKAYVQDWLWKRSNSVAKYYKNTMGFDGYRFDYVKGFAPWVAKEFRKSTGAFGVGEYWDGNVNTLKWWTDQAEMSAFDFACYYKMRDAFVGNNLNALSGDMLWKRNASRAVTFVANHDTDEIYTNKLLAYAYILTHEGYPALFYRDYEDWLDKNKLNNLIWIHNNLAGGNTSNLWTDNDEYIARRNGGGGKNGLIVYINNSDSWKERWIQTNWSSRRIKDYTGNSSWEPVTQGGKWVKIQAPPKGYTVWSLK
- a CDS encoding tyrosine-type recombinase/integrase — translated: MFIKEFVDYLLLEKKYSTHTVSAYKADLLSFVKFYEDEYDIKDISKSNYTQIRSWIVSLVDKEVSNRTINRKVSSLKTYFKFLLKSEQIDKNPLAKHKALKASNKLQIPFSDVEVDLVLEELSSGVDFKSVRNRLIVELFYATGMRRIELVNLKIKDVDVSSKQIKVLGKRNKERYVPLIPSVIKTIEQYMELRKDVVKELGDSSLLLTEKGVKIYETLVYRVINGYFSNVSSKVKRSPHILRHSFATHLLNEGANLNAVKELLGHSSLAATQVYTHQSIAQLAKVYKQSHPRNKK
- the rplA gene encoding 50S ribosomal protein L1; translated protein: MAKVTKKQKEVRAKVEKNKSYSVDEASALVKEITNVNFDASVDLAVRLNVDPRKANQMVRGVVTLPHGTGKDVKVLALVTPDKEAEAKEAGADFVGLDEYLDKIKGGWTDVDVIITMPSVMGKLGPLGRVLGPRGLMPNPKTGTVTMDIAKAVSDVKAGKIDFKVDKTGIVHAAIGKSSFSADKIAGNAKELLTTLVKLKPVAAKGVYIKSIYMSSTMSPSLEIDSKHFAG